The genomic segment AGCCCTCACTCGGATTCGCCCTGCTCCATGCCCTTCTTCTTTATCTTCTCGACGAGAGTCGTCCTGTTCAGGCGCAGAAGGCTCGCGGCCTTGTTCTTGTTGCCGCCGGTCTTTTTGAGCGCCCCCATGATGAGGCTGGATTCGTAGTCGCTCACCGCCCTCTTGAAGGAGAGGCCCTTGTCCGGGATCTCGATCTCCCCGGCCTCCGTTTTCATTGCGAACTGAGGAGAGACGGCGCCGGTGATCTTCTCCGGCAGGTCCACGGCGTCGATGGTCTCCTCCTTCTTGAGCACCACGAGCCTCTCTACGAGGTTCTCGAGCTCTCTCACGTTGCCGGGCCACGAATACGACATGAGGCTCTCCATCGCGGCCTGCGTCACGCCCTTGACCCTGCCGCCGGCCTCCTTCGCGTACTTCTCCATGAAATGGCCTACGAGCAGGGGTATGTCGTCCCTGCGCTCCCTGAGGGGAGGTATGTGTATCGGTATCACGTTGAGCCTGTAGTAGAGGTCCTCGCGGAAGCGCCGCTCCTTGACCGCGCGCTCGAGGTCCTGGTTCGTCGCCGCGATGATCCTCACGTCGACCTCGTGCGTGGAGGTCGAGCCGACCGGCTCGAAGCGCTGCTCCTGCAGCACCCTCAGCACCTTCACCTGGAGTTTGAGGCTCATGTCGCCGATCTCATCCAGGAATATCGTGCCGCGGTCCGCAGCGTCGAATCGTCCGGCGTGCGTCGACACGGCGCCGGTGAAGGCGCCCTTCACGTGGCCGAAGAGCTCGCTCTCCAGCAGCTCCTCCGGGATCGCGGCGCAGTTGACCACGATGAGGGGCTTGTCCTTACGAGGGCTGTTGTAGTGGATCGCGCGCGCGACGAGCTCCTTGCCCGTGCCGCTCTCTCCCGTGACGATGACGGTCGAATCGGTGGCGGCGACCTTCTCCACGAGGTCGAAGACCTGCGCCAGCTCGTCGCTGCGGCCCACTATGTTGTCGAAGCGGAACTTCTCGTGCAGCTCGCGTTTCAGGAGCCTGTTCTCTTCCTTGAGCTGCCTGTGCTCGAGCGCGGTGCTGATCAGGGCGGCGATGTCGTCGAGCTCGAACGGCTTCGTGAGATAATGATACGCCCCGGCCTTCATCGCTTCGACCGCAGAGGTGATCGTGCCGAACCCCGTGAGCACTATCGACACCGAAGCGGGCTGGGCCCTCTTCAGACGCCTGATGAACTCCACGCCGCCCATCTTCGGCATGACCAGATCCACGAGGGCCAGGTCGACCATCTCCTTCTCGGCTATGGAGATCGCTTCATCGCCGTCCTTGGCCGTGAAGACGTCGTACTTGAGGCCGACGAGGAACCTCTCAAGCGCCTTGCGTATCGCCACCTCGTCGTCGACTATGAGGATCCTAGCCATCTTTTTCCCCCTTGCCCTCCTCGCAGGCCGGAAGGCGTATGACGAACTCCGTGCCCTCACCCTCGATCGATTCGCAGGTGATCTCGCCGCCGTGGTCCCTCACGATCCTGTAGCTGATCGAGAGCCCGAGCCCGGTGCCCTTGCCCGGCTCCTTGGTTGTGAAGAAGGGATCGAATATGCGATCGCAGATGTCCCTGGGCATCCCCATGCCGGTGTCCTTCATGCGAACCACCACGGTCCGGCCTTTATCCTCGATGCCCGTCGAGACGTCGAGCCGGCCGCCCTTGGGCATGGCGTGGCAGGCGTTCGTGAGGAGATTGATGAAGACCTGCTGGATCCTGTCGGGCGAAGCCGTCACCTTAGGCATGTCGGGACGCCCCTTGAATTTGAGCTCCACGTTCAGCGAGCGCATCTCGCGCTGGAGGAATGGGAAGACGTTCTCCAGGAGCACGTTGACGTCCACCGGCTTGCGGTCGCGCTCCTTCGAGACGCGCGAGAAATCGAGCAGGTCGCTCACGATCTTTTTGCATCTGATTGCGGCGTTCTCGACCTCCACCAGGTCGGAGAGCAGGGACGCGTCGTCCTTGGCGTCGCGCTTCATGAGTTGGGTGAACGCGAGTATGCCGCCCAGGGGATTGTTGATCTCGTGCGCAACGCCGCCGGCCAGCATACCTATGGCGGCCATCTTCTCCTGCTGGAT from the bacterium genome contains:
- a CDS encoding sigma-54 dependent transcriptional regulator — encoded protein: MARILIVDDEVAIRKALERFLVGLKYDVFTAKDGDEAISIAEKEMVDLALVDLVMPKMGGVEFIRRLKRAQPASVSIVLTGFGTITSAVEAMKAGAYHYLTKPFELDDIAALISTALEHRQLKEENRLLKRELHEKFRFDNIVGRSDELAQVFDLVEKVAATDSTVIVTGESGTGKELVARAIHYNSPRKDKPLIVVNCAAIPEELLESELFGHVKGAFTGAVSTHAGRFDAADRGTIFLDEIGDMSLKLQVKVLRVLQEQRFEPVGSTSTHEVDVRIIAATNQDLERAVKERRFREDLYYRLNVIPIHIPPLRERRDDIPLLVGHFMEKYAKEAGGRVKGVTQAAMESLMSYSWPGNVRELENLVERLVVLKKEETIDAVDLPEKITGAVSPQFAMKTEAGEIEIPDKGLSFKRAVSDYESSLIMGALKKTGGNKNKAASLLRLNRTTLVEKIKKKGMEQGESE
- a CDS encoding ATP-binding protein, whose translation is MANPHDSQANLESLAHDELLKKAKILSERVKKLEELVEIISRGKYMWESTFDAITSPVQIVSEEFEILRANLSLAASCGKDIAAVIGMKCYEVFAGRDSPCRGCPLPQAIESDSQRAASLGNEISKHEYEASAYPLAAGSAEQRQAVMHYRDVTEECRLQREVIQQEKMAAIGMLAGGVAHEINNPLGGILAFTQLMKRDAKDDASLLSDLVEVENAAIRCKKIVSDLLDFSRVSKERDRKPVDVNVLLENVFPFLQREMRSLNVELKFKGRPDMPKVTASPDRIQQVFINLLTNACHAMPKGGRLDVSTGIEDKGRTVVVRMKDTGMGMPRDICDRIFDPFFTTKEPGKGTGLGLSISYRIVRDHGGEITCESIEGEGTEFVIRLPACEEGKGEKDG